The Lycium ferocissimum isolate CSIRO_LF1 chromosome 8, AGI_CSIRO_Lferr_CH_V1, whole genome shotgun sequence DNA segment AAGAGCGGAAAGTGAAGGTGGCAAGTTGCCTGTAATTGAATTGTTATGGAGATCTAGTATGGTCAAGGACGTTAGATTAGAGAGAGAATCGTCGAGAGGACCGGAGAGTTGGTTGTTACAAACATTTAGGACGAACAAAGAGCTGGGGGTTCTAACATTAAAAGATAACGAGCCTGAGAAAGAATTCATGCTGATGTCCAAGTAAGTCAAACTTTTGACACTAAAGGCAGAAGGGGCAATAAACCACTCAACCGGTTATTTGAAAGTCTAGCTTGACTAAACTTGGCATCATGGAGTCAAGATTATCAGGAATAAATCCACTTATCTGGTTGTGAGAAAGTATAAGACCTTGGGGGTTTGTCATTGAGAGAAACTGAGGAAAAAACTGGACCTTTCAAGGAATTAAAAGATAGATTAAGAGATGTTAAATTACCGAGCAAAGAAATTTCACGAGGAACACTCCTTGTGAGCTTATTTCCCTGTAGAAGAAGCTCAGTCACAACTATGCAATTCTTAATTGAGTGTGGGATGGACTCAGTTAGTTCATAGTTGGACAAATCAAGCATGCCATAATGCTGGGTGAATTCGGAGTCCGGTAAAAGAATATTCTGGAATCCGGTACAAATTTCCTCAGGTATAGGACCGGAAAACTGATTGTTAGACAGAACCAAATTGTCTAGCAATTTCAGCTTAGATATTGATCTGGGAATTTCACCTGAAAGTCTGTTTGCACCAAGGTCAAGAGATATTAACTTTGTACATTCAAAAAGCTCCAACAGAATATTTCCGGTTAACTTGTTGCCAATGAAGAGAGAGATTGGTCAGATTCTTCAAGTTACCAATGGTACGCGGTATGCTTCCTTCATACAGATTATTATCAAGTTGCAATCTCTGAAGGGATGAAAGTTTTGCAATAGTCGGTTGAATTGGACCTTCGAGCACATTGTTGCCGAGTGAGATGGACATTAATGTTTTTGACTCCCATAGTTGATCTGGTACCTTCCCGAAAAATTGGTTTTTCGATAGCTTAAGATTAATGAGCTGAAGTTCCCCTAGATAATCAGGCAGTTTACCTGAGAGGTTGTTTCCAGACAACACCAAATCTGTGAGGCTTGAACAATTCCTGAAAGTACTTTGGATTTCACCAGTGAAGTTGTTATCCGACTACAGCAGAATGCTCAATGACTCGGCCCTACATATCCCTGAAGACAATTCACCAGATAGCCTGTTGGAACTGACATCGAGAACGGATAGCAAAGGGAAATAAAGTGGTGGTAGAGATCCAGTTAAGAAATTCTTTGACACCATTATTGACTTTACTTGCGTCCAGTTGGCAATCCACATAGGCAGGGGGCCGGATAAGCGGATTGAATTAAGCACAAATGATTTAAGTGAATCCAACCCAGAAAGACCTTCAGGTAATGGACCGGAAAACGAGTAAAAGGACAAATTTATTAACTTGAGCTTTTTACAGTTCCCTAGCTCTGAAGGAATTGTTCCAGACAATCCAGCATTTGAAGCAATTAAGTAGACCAGACTTTCTAGCTTTCCAATTCTTAAAGGAAGCtctccatcaaattcattctgTGCTACATTCAAGTAATTCAAATAACTCAATTCTGAAATCTCTTCAGGGATACTTCCAGTAAATTTGCAGTTTTGAAGATCAAGCGCCTCCAGCTGCTTCAAACGGCCAATTGTTCCAGGAATAGTTCCAGTCAACATGTTGGATGAGAGAGTAATAATTCTAAGCTTACTTAGCTTTCCAATTTCTGGACATATTAATCCAGTCAAGTTGTTTAAACTAGCATCAAGGTATAGAAGCTCCGCCAAATTAACTAGACTGGAAGGTAGACTACCAGAGAAGAAATTTGAGCTGAAATCAAGAGACTGCAACTTATCCAGGTTTCCAATCTCATTAGGAAGATCGCCAGAAAAAGAGTTTGCATGAACTGATAGTTCCCTGAGCTCCTTTAGCTCACAAATTGTTGATGGTAAACTGCCTGAAAAACCATTATCATTAAGCACAAGATGTTTCAGGTTTCTCAGGTTAGATATAGTGGGAGACAGCTGGCCAGTTAACCTGTTGTCAGTCAAGTCAAGTGTCTCCAAATTCTCCAGACTCCAAACATCTGTAGGTATATTACCACTAAGGGCATAATGGTTGAGATTCAGGTGCTTCAGGGATCTAAATTTTCCAATGTTTTTTCCACGAAATGGTAAATTTAGTGGTGACACTGAACATGGAAAATCAATCCGAATTACACGTTCACCTTCACACTTTACCCCGGTCCAATTGCATGGAGTAGTCTTTGTATCAGACCAACTGGGAATAACATCCCTTTTCTAGACAAGAGAATTTCGGAGAGCCTTAAGTAACTCCATGTCATGGACCAAATAGCCAGTTGTGACTACCGGTTGTTGTGTAAAGCAGAGAAGGATGATCATTAGTACACAAGCCTCCCATATTGAACAAGTCATTCTGAGCTACTTCAGGAGAATAACTAATAATCAATTCGATAGAACTTATGAATTCACCCTTTTAGGGTTCATCACCTTAAAGTTCATCAGAACAGTCTAAGGGACCGGGTCCTTAACCTATTTTCACAGATAGAAATGGAAAGCAAATAAGACAAGATATTTACAAGGAAAAATTTTTGCTCAAgagattaaaaaccacgacctaccccagtaggatttccaacttcactaaaccgagcaacttcagattacaacctattgcaacctaggaattaaactcttaatccccAACCCTTATAATACACCTATTGCAAGCAcctttacaataactctattgcaatgCTTCAAGTCTTGCCCACCTCTAGCCAATGACTCCACTGATACTcagctaactctagccaagaaaatAAAGTTACATAGATTGAAATATGTCCTACTATGGTGCTTCTAGACAAGCAGTGTAGGAATACAAATTAAGAGCATAAAACAAGACTCAACTATCCTAGGACTTTAGATGTCTTCAGTGGCTTGTGGGCACCTTGTGGAAGGTAGCCGCCACACTTGAGAGAAAAATATCTTTTTAGATTTGCCAGTGTTAGGTCAAACTAATcccaacatgttgtatatatatgtaggggTGGGCACGGTACGGTATAAACCGATTACCATACCGAAATTGAAATTTTTGATACCGTGGTttcggtattatggtatttggtatgcatttttgaaaagtttggtatttggtacggtattcggtattgataaagaaaataccgaaataccgaataccataccgaagtattccatatatatgtatataatactaaaaaatatatcacaaaCTAATTGTTCAAACGTTGGAAttgcttctttcttttgaatatttttatatgtgtaagatgttagtatgatataattattgaaATACCCTTTTTGTGTACcgaagtatatatattttgattgaaatgccctttttgtgtaattgattaacGAAGGGcattgcttgtactttcttttgaatatttttacacgTATAAGGTGTTAGTATAATATAATTGAGACATTTCTTGAATAGCCGAAGTCATAATtctttattatatgtatatatgtaagtcGTAGTCAAACAAACGATGGTTACCGAATTACCGTACCGCAAAATACCGAAATCGAACTTAAAAATCTTTTgaaccataccgaattaatttggtatggtaatggtatagtatttttaaataccgaaaatcgaaatttcaaatatcatatcataccgtACTATGCCCACctctatatatatgagaccaAAGTAGAGAGCATGTGAGAAAAATGTGACCATGAATAGTGACTTCTCAAGGGCTTTTAGTTTCCATCACACATATGGTTGTCTTTTGCAGATTCTGCTCGAATAGTCGGCTTTTACGATTGTTAAGTCTGTGTGATATTTCATGGAACCTGATGGAGAACTTGATCTCTGAATCgcttgtcaatcatcaaaacttatGAAATGCTATAACTCATCACAATTCCAGATATACTGTTTATGCTGGTTCACTTCAGCTTCAAAGGATGAATCTGCAAGGTATTCCATGAATAAGATGAAACAAAGCTATAAAGTGAAATCAAATATGCATCATGCCAGGATGAGGAAAAGCTACACGCAAACATACAcctgaatttattttgtttgagaaaatgacaaaaatggtcccttatgtttgagggtacATTCAAAAAAGTCCTTTAAGTATGCatttaacagttttggtcctttaactTTGccaaagttaacacttttagtaCCCATCAAATGTTTACCGAACTCTGTCTATTAGATTTGACGTAAAATATACAACACAAAAAACTACACTGGACACtaaaaagatattaaaaaaataacagaaattacacctcaaaaagttGCACCAAACTCtcgaaataaattaaaaataatagaaacCAGAAAATTGTACCTCTTAATTGTGTTCCCGCTAAGTTGTACCTCTTAAGTTGCAGCTTTAGTTACAATCGTAACTAAAGGACAATGTTTTATAATTATTTGACAAAGACAAATaagtgttaacttttgacaaacttaaatgACCAAAACTATTAAGTGCATATTTAAGAGACTAGTTTGAACCTATCCTCAAACATAAGGGATAGGAAAAAATAACTtgttcaatcaacaacaatcagccaaaagaaaaaacatttaGTTCAATTTGCAGATATGCAGATTTGGCTGACTGAAGTTCATGAAGAAGTTAGAGGAAAATACATTCTTCAACCAATTTTTAGCATTAAGATAAAAGTCACTGATACAAAATGGCAAGACTGAAATTAAACAGGCTTAAAAAACATACCCAATCCCTTAATATTTAGTAATGCACAAACAAGTTAATTGTTTAAATTCACTTTTAGCAGCATTGAAGCCaagaaaaatgccaaaaaaacaAGGTTATCAGTTATTACTGTGGagcaaaaaaaggaaaatgaatctttaaaaaaagctgaaaacttTATAGGCATTGGGCTCAAGAAAGATCTGAAGAACATTTGATATGCACGTTATTCCCAATCAAAAAATAGCCATAAATCTTTAAAACCTTTCTCACACGGATAAATTTACTAAATAGCAAAAAACCTGGACAACAAACAAATGGGTTCCATACAAAGAGAGAAAACATTTATTCATATGATGTATACACAAGAATAGAAATGAAACAACATGTATAACCTAAAACAAATGTTTTCTCCCAACGGCCACaagctaaaaagaaaaaagtacaaCTGAAAACCCCATAACTTGATGAAAAATGAGCTAACACAACCAATAAAGATGGCAATGCAAATCATGAAGATGCATAAAATCAGAAAAAAGACAAACCCATGAACAAAAATGAGCTAAAAAATACAGGGAAGGTggtaaaaatggaaatgaaataaactagtACGTACCTtttagaacaacaacaacactttGGGTGTGTTTATGAAAAATTCACATGTCCAATCATGTAAAGCACAACAAAAAACACTGAAACTGCAGATTATGTTGAGTACTAGTTGTATTAGTACTGCTACAACTCATCAATAGTGTGTGAAGTGAAGGGGGTGGTGCGTAAGGCGTGATACTGAGCTcatactactccctccatctcaatttaagtgtcttatttttttttttatctgttccaaaaaaagtgtctctttctatattaaGTAAGTTTTGACAAGTTTTGGACCATGAGATTTAAAGGagtacacatttttaatttaacaccacaaaattcaaagtctctttttatttcttaaattctgtgtccagtcaaattaagacacttaaaatGGGACCGAGGAGTATTTGCTATGGTTTCACTTTCACATGCATCCAAAATAGGGACTGTGATAACGACGGTTACCTTCTTTTTTCCAGGACCTGACCTCACCTTAAAACAGAAATATCATTTTCTCTTTACACTTACTTGTTTGCTCTATATATGGGTGGCCTCATTATTATCATGTGTTTGGGAAATAGGCAAGGGAGGGAACAAATAAATGTTTTTTCTTATTCTGTCTTTGGTTTATTGTTAAAAGGAAGAAAGTCGGGAATACTTTTCCCTGACAAAATGACAAATATTGTTCCTTATTTTTGAGGTCCGTTTAAATTATTTCCTTATATATGCTTCAACCAGTTTTGATCttttaaatttatcaaaaattaatatttttaatttccgTCACATTTTAAACGACCCTTTCTCGATTTGAGTGgaaccaaaaaaacaaaaaacaaaaaaaattagtagaaACTCACATTGGGAAGTTTTTGCAGTTTCAGCTATTTTTGTTCCTTTTCTAGAGTTTGATGCAGTTTTTTAGATGCATTCTATGTTAAATTTtaatcctttattttttattttttatgtctaATACAGTTTTTTCTGCCATGGTTTTTACAATTTGATGGGACTTTTCTagtattttttgttaaaaatattaagTATATGCATTTGGACGATATTCGATTGAACTTGAGAAACAAATTGTTTGAAACTAAAAGTTGAAAAGAGCGTTTCATTGTGGTGTAAATGAACCTGTTTGTAGTCTATGAATAAAACATAAATACTCTGAATAAAACATATGACATGGTAGTAATACTGAAAACACTGTTTAAAAATGATGAGGAAGTAgtctgaaaatataataataaatactgAGCCAATGCTGGTTATACGactctgaacatctgacataacatgactgactagtctatgaaacctctgacatgagtctgactgctaaactgtttatcgggacaaggcctccggcataccttaactgcatgactgaaataaacataaataaagataacaccccgaatagaatggggctcaccaaaagctaaTACGAGCAAGTCCTAACATGTTGATCCGTTGTCCTGTAAATcggcatcgtgaaatgcaggcccccgggaaaataaaggggacgtcagtacattccAATTGTattagtatgtaaagcaactgaatgaaataagcatgacacatgaaataatagaactgaaactgaaactgtaagctggacatgaacatgagtatatctgacatgaatatatataacatgagtaaaacattttaggtgggagagccttagtataaccAACATGTAACCCCCACGTAAGTACGTGGCGTTTAATCTCTGCCTgaccagctaagccatcttataggggtgggcgttcggttcttcgatTCAGTTTTCTCATACTTCGGTTCGATTATTTCGATTTCCGTgttttgaaagtggacaccgaacaccgaaccaaactagttcggtttggttctttcggtttcgattttttgaagtttggttcggttcgcctttttgattttttcaattcggtgTTTTTGATATACACGTGACTCTACTTGAGTCACGCATTATCTTCCACCAAGGT contains these protein-coding regions:
- the LOC132066100 gene encoding LOW QUALITY PROTEIN: leucine-rich repeat receptor protein kinase MSP1-like (The sequence of the model RefSeq protein was modified relative to this genomic sequence to represent the inferred CDS: inserted 2 bases in 1 codon), producing the protein MTCSIWEACKRDVIPSWSDTKTTPCNWTGVKCEGERVIRIDFPCSVSPLNLPFRGKNIGKFRSLKHLNLNHYALSGNIPTDVWSLENLETLDLTDNRLTGQLSPTISNLRNLKHLVLNDNGFSGSLPSTICELKELRELSVHANSFSGDLPNEIGNLDKLQSLDFSSNFFSGSLPSSLVNLAELLYLDASLNNLTGLICPEIGKLSKLRIITLSSNMLTGTIPGTIGRLKQLEALDLQNCKFTGSIPEEISELSYLNYLNVAQNEFDGELPLRIGKLESLVYLIASNAGLSGTIPSELGNCKKLKLINLSFYSFSGPLPEGLSGLDSLKSFVLNSIRLSGPLPMWIANWTQVKSIMVSKNFLTGSLPPLYFPLLSVLDVSSNRLSGELSSGIYLVLSGNNLSGKLPDYLGELQLINLKLSKNQFFGKVPDQLWESKTLMSISLGNNVLEGPIQPTIAKLSSLQRLQLDNNLLSGEIPRSISKLKLLDNLVLSNNQFSGPIPEEICTGFQNILLPDSEFTQHYGMLDLSNYELTESIPHSIKNCIVVTELLLQGNKLTRSVPREISLLGNLPPSLSALASVTYLDLFSNRFQKSFPCSICDIEGLVFSNFSGNKFTGLAPICELKLGNAYQVNLFYLPGKSLLRINPTAILSATENFSKSYIIGDGGFGTVYKAKLPEGRTTAVKRLNRGNMHGDREFFAEMETIGNVKHDNLVPLLGYCVSAAERLLIYEYIENGSLDFWLRNQAXRWPTRFKICLGSARGLAFLHHGFVPHIIHRDIKSSNILLDRNFEARVSDFGLARIIKACESHVSTILAGLLGYIPPEYGQTMMATTKGDIYSFGVVMLELVTGQADVEGGNLIGWARWMVANGREIETLDPLFSGSGLWKDQMLRVLAIARSCTNDEQWKRPAMRELVKLLEAKSNVIF